The following are encoded in a window of Armatimonadota bacterium genomic DNA:
- the glyS gene encoding glycine--tRNA ligase subunit beta — translation MPDLLLEIGTEELPPREIAPALEQLASGIAQALRSLRLKAGPVRTYGTPRRLAAVVRQVAPRQAPAVREVRGPAAHVAFDSRGQPTEAARGFARSQGVPVEQLQVRESDGRRYAVAVLAEPGRPAAEVLPAALEEVVRGLSFSKTMRWGDGEARFARPIRWVVALWGRQVLPLQVAGVQSGALTVGHRVLDGGRRRRIPSPADYVRVLRAAGVMVDPARRRRVITAQAAALARAVGGAPVLDPSLLDEVVMSVEHPQVFRGSYSEQFLDLPRPVLVTVMQHHQKYFAVEAEGGRLLPYFIAVRDGDRVHLDTVRRGHEWVLHARLADARFFFEDDRRHRLEEHARRLEGVVVHERLGTMADKTRRITALARHLAARMLLDGHTTEALLRAATLCKADLVTKMVGEFPELQGVVGQIYAELDGEPAEVARAIGEHYRPAGASDSPPRTRLGALLGLADRVDTLVGGLAAGLAPTGSADPYGLRRVAQGVVEIVLMLGERIPLDDLCRAAAEPFGVPEAAEQALEILRQRLRASLVERGLRPDLVDAAVAVSGADLLAAAERARALQEASGRPEWGRLLTAAERAARILTPEAAPQVDPALFESAAEADLYREVEQLRPRLRQAAESGDYLQAVEALAGVPALVDRVFDEVLVMAPDARVRANRLALLRAVVDLFRTVGDFSRISAVPEAPAAVAAGPPSRAAEAASRRDTRRHAARLSTER, via the coding sequence ATGCCCGACCTGCTGCTGGAAATCGGGACCGAGGAGCTCCCTCCGCGGGAGATCGCGCCGGCTCTGGAGCAGCTGGCCTCCGGCATCGCGCAGGCGCTGCGGTCGCTGCGCCTGAAGGCGGGACCCGTGCGGACCTACGGGACCCCGCGCCGGCTGGCGGCCGTGGTCCGCCAGGTGGCGCCCCGCCAGGCGCCCGCCGTGCGGGAGGTGCGGGGGCCGGCGGCCCACGTGGCCTTCGACAGCCGCGGCCAGCCCACCGAGGCGGCCCGGGGATTCGCCCGCAGCCAGGGCGTCCCGGTGGAGCAGCTGCAGGTGCGGGAGTCCGACGGCCGCCGGTACGCGGTGGCGGTCCTCGCCGAGCCCGGGCGGCCGGCCGCCGAGGTCCTGCCCGCGGCCCTGGAGGAGGTGGTCCGGGGCCTGTCCTTCTCCAAGACCATGCGGTGGGGAGACGGGGAGGCGCGCTTTGCCCGCCCCATCCGGTGGGTGGTGGCCCTGTGGGGGCGGCAGGTCCTGCCGCTGCAGGTGGCCGGGGTACAGTCCGGGGCGCTGACGGTCGGCCACCGGGTCCTGGACGGCGGGCGGCGCCGCCGGATTCCGTCGCCGGCCGACTACGTGCGGGTCCTGCGGGCGGCGGGCGTGATGGTCGACCCGGCCCGCCGGCGCCGGGTCATCACCGCGCAGGCTGCGGCCCTGGCCCGGGCGGTGGGCGGGGCGCCGGTGCTGGATCCGTCGCTGCTGGACGAGGTCGTGATGAGCGTGGAGCACCCCCAGGTCTTCCGGGGATCGTACAGCGAGCAGTTCCTGGACCTGCCGCGGCCGGTGCTGGTGACGGTGATGCAGCACCACCAGAAGTACTTCGCCGTGGAGGCCGAGGGCGGGCGGCTGCTGCCGTACTTCATCGCGGTGCGGGACGGCGACCGGGTCCACCTGGACACCGTGCGCCGGGGCCACGAGTGGGTCCTGCACGCCCGCCTGGCCGACGCCCGCTTCTTCTTCGAGGACGACCGCCGCCACCGGCTGGAGGAGCACGCCCGCCGGCTGGAGGGGGTGGTGGTGCACGAGCGCCTGGGGACGATGGCCGACAAGACCCGCCGGATCACCGCCCTGGCCCGCCACCTGGCGGCGCGGATGCTGCTGGACGGCCACACCACCGAGGCCCTGCTGCGGGCGGCCACCCTGTGCAAGGCCGACCTGGTCACCAAGATGGTGGGGGAGTTTCCCGAGCTGCAGGGCGTGGTGGGACAGATCTACGCGGAACTGGACGGCGAGCCGGCGGAGGTGGCCCGGGCCATCGGGGAGCACTACCGGCCCGCCGGAGCCTCCGACAGCCCGCCGCGCACGCGCCTGGGAGCACTGCTGGGCCTGGCCGACCGGGTGGACACGCTGGTGGGCGGGCTGGCCGCGGGGCTGGCTCCCACCGGCTCGGCCGACCCCTACGGCCTGCGCCGGGTGGCCCAGGGCGTGGTGGAGATCGTCCTCATGCTGGGAGAGCGCATTCCCCTCGACGACCTGTGCCGGGCGGCCGCGGAGCCCTTCGGCGTCCCCGAGGCCGCCGAGCAGGCCCTGGAGATCCTCCGCCAGCGCCTGCGCGCCTCGCTGGTGGAGCGCGGGCTGCGGCCGGACCTGGTGGACGCGGCCGTGGCGGTCAGCGGCGCCGACCTGCTGGCCGCCGCCGAGCGGGCGCGGGCGCTGCAGGAGGCCTCCGGCCGGCCCGAGTGGGGACGACTGCTGACGGCCGCCGAGCGGGCCGCCCGCATCCTCACTCCGGAGGCGGCCCCGCAGGTGGATCCCGCCCTGTTTGAGAGCGCGGCGGAAGCCGATCTCTACCGGGAGGTGGAGCAGCTCCGCCCCCGGCTGCGGCAGGCCGCCGAATCCGGCGACTACCTGCAGGCGGTGGAGGCGCTGGCCGGCGTGCCGGCGCTGGTGGACCGCGTCTTCGACGAGGTGCTGGTGATGGCTCCGGATGCCCGGGTGCGCGCCAACCGGCTCGCGCTGCTGCGGGCGGTGGTGGACCTGTTCCGGACGGTGGGGGACTTCTCCCGGATCAGTGCGGTTCCGGAGGCTCCGGCCGCCGTCGCGGCGGGCCCGCCATCCCGGGCGGCGGAGGCCGCATCGCGGCGCGACACCCGGAGACACGCAGCGAGACTCTCCACGGAGAGGTGA